DNA sequence from the Huiozyma naganishii CBS 8797 chromosome 10, complete genome genome:
ACACTGTCCCAAGTGAACGGATGGTCCTTACTCGGGGAGAAGTGCATCCATGGGGACCCCTCCGGGATCGATAACGCCGTGGCGACGTACGGTGGAGTGATATCGTACCGTAAGGGCCACCAGTTCCAATTCATCACTCTACCGGATCATCTTTCCGCAAAGTTGCGGCTACTGGTCACGTACACTGGTGTCCCCCGGTCTACGAAACAGCTCGTGCAGGGAGTCAGAGACCTCTACGAAAGGGACACCTTGCTCGTGGAACCCATCCTCGAGGCAATGGACCAATGCGCGCAGCGTGCCGTCTCCTGCCTGGAAgctgcagcagcaacggACACCGCACTCCCAAGCACTCTACTCGAGCTTGCTACACTCATCAACGTCAACCAGGGACTGCTGTGTTCCCTTGGTGTCTCGCATCCAGCACTCGAACGGGTCAAACTCGCCGCAGACACGGCACAGATCGGATCCACAAAGCTGACGGGCGCCGGTGGCGGAGGGTGTGCCATCACTCTACTAGCAGACGGCTGCACACCCACTGTTCTACGCCAATTCCAAGAGTCCCTCCAGGACCCCGCCGCCGGGTCCTTCGAGACCTACGAGACGCTGTTGGGCGGACTCGGCGCAGCTCTACTAGGGGACCCTCCCACAGGTGTCTCCGCGCTCTTCAGGGACCCATCCGCGACCGCAGCGGACCTCGAGACCGCGCTGACGCCGGGCATCGCACCCGTCACTTGGACACCGCTCAAGCCCTAACTGGCTGTTAGCGGTCGTTACCCAGCGGCCCTCAATTGAACACTATAAAAGAGCGTGCAATGTGCTCCTATGGTATGTACTTCTAACTCTAACTCCTTCTACTTTCTACTCTTGCTCTCAGTTACAGATCACCATGATACATATATGCCTTCTATTCACTGTGCCGTCTGTGGACACTGGGACTCTTCCCATGTCGCGAGATAGACGATCAGAGGGGAAAAGAAGAGCTAGATCCAAGTCAAACAACCATGAGCGTCCTCATACCGACTAGCGTACCTAACTGTCCGCTGCCCTCTGGAGTGGCCCGCCCCAATGCAACAACAGTGACTCTCCCCGGACCGAATGGCACCGTACCGTCGAACCCACCTCTCTGCGAACCACCCAACCAAGAACTCCTACCTACACTTTCCATGACCCCAGCGTATTCCAAACAGCTCCTGCATGTATACGGCTTGCCCACCCTTCGGTGGGGCTCCTGCGGGTTGGGAACGGGCAATCTCGTCTCTTCAACTCGTGCCAGGGCCCTGCTTGCAGGTGTGCAGGTTAGCTAGAACTGGCGCAGGCAGTAATGGATGGTGAGTAATGGGTAGTTGCGATTGTGGGCTGGGGAATGACCGGTGGCGTCGCGTGCAGTGTTGGTCCGGGGGGGTCAATGTTTGCGCGTCGCGGTGTGTGACACTTGGGGGCAGCTTAATTGGCCCTGGTCGGTAGCTGCGCGAGTGGTACATCTCTTTGAATCTCTCACTGCTTTGTAGATCCTGCTGTTAGTGTCTTGTGGAACTTGTACAGGGCGTAGTAACCTTGGTACAGGGACTCGACGTTCGTCAGGTACCCGTTGAGATCGCCGTGGTCGTCGCTGGGCGGGGCGGTTTCTTTCCAACCTCGCGCTGCGAGAAGTCTAGACAGTTCTTGCGCGGTGAACTGTACTGCCGGCTGCGTGCCGTACTTGAGAGGGCCGACGTTCACCCAGTGGACAGTGTTCGGGCACGCCATGGCCAGGGACTCCACCGATGAGACGTACTCGAACACGTTCTGCGCCGTGTCGAGGAAGTACGCGCTCACGACGACGATGCGGCCGGATT
Encoded proteins:
- the ERG12 gene encoding mevalonate kinase (similar to Saccharomyces cerevisiae ERG12 (YMR208W); ancestral locus Anc_8.719); amino-acid sequence: MTVTLPFATCAPGKVILFGEHSAVYGKLAAAASVNALRTYLHVEKTTVPGTLQLVFPDIHFEAQWGGTQLRTVFGAVQPTVGPPPLQLDEQLLARVQEFAESSVEHPVHVQAAICFLYLFAAICGAEDTGLRFVLKSTSPIGAGLGSSAAISVALSTAMLHLRDTAPGPTLSQVNGWSLLGEKCIHGDPSGIDNAVATYGGVISYRKGHQFQFITLPDHLSAKLRLLVTYTGVPRSTKQLVQGVRDLYERDTLLVEPILEAMDQCAQRAVSCLEAAAATDTALPSTLLELATLINVNQGLLCSLGVSHPALERVKLAADTAQIGSTKLTGAGGGGCAITLLADGCTPTVLRQFQESLQDPAAGSFETYETLLGGLGAALLGDPPTGVSALFRDPSATAADLETALTPGIAPVTWTPLKP